From Polynucleobacter sp. JS-JIR-II-b4, a single genomic window includes:
- a CDS encoding glycosyltransferase family 9 protein, with product MTTYSTLKPKKVLFIATRQIGDVLVTTPLISKARELWPDAEFHFLGYRGKLEMLHGNPDIAELIETSDRPGFGEYLALFNRLFQRYDLAVVTQPSDRAYLYGLVAAFRRVGVLGGHPQGKDAQDQQKRSKSEKQNAWKKFICMHTVDVDYFQQHVITEKLRLLEAFFKNPPELFSKPISVTPPAGEPLTPIITNELKQPYVVVHPGPLTAYKRWPLAYWQELITWLVKQNLQVALSASPAKQDVQLNHDIISLLDEETKKKVINAAGKLSIPQAGTLIRGAALYIGVDTSITHLAAACNTPTITLFGATPPTNFGPWPNGFIGEQPYQLRARTQTVGNVTILQGPGECVPCRKAGCLDKADSYSECLDLLEPKQVIEAIQKALPN from the coding sequence ATGACTACGTACTCCACACTCAAACCTAAAAAGGTTTTATTTATTGCCACGAGGCAAATTGGAGATGTATTAGTAACAACGCCTCTGATTAGCAAAGCCAGAGAGCTCTGGCCTGATGCGGAGTTTCATTTTTTAGGGTATCGCGGCAAGTTAGAGATGCTCCATGGCAATCCCGATATTGCAGAATTAATTGAAACTTCGGATCGTCCCGGTTTTGGTGAATATCTAGCGCTCTTTAATCGCCTGTTTCAACGCTATGATTTAGCCGTTGTTACACAACCCAGCGATCGCGCCTACCTTTATGGCTTGGTAGCGGCCTTTAGAAGAGTCGGCGTACTGGGCGGTCATCCTCAAGGCAAAGATGCGCAGGATCAACAAAAGCGCAGTAAAAGTGAGAAGCAAAATGCCTGGAAGAAATTCATCTGTATGCACACAGTGGATGTTGACTACTTTCAGCAGCATGTCATTACAGAAAAGCTCCGCCTACTAGAAGCTTTCTTTAAGAACCCTCCTGAACTATTTTCCAAGCCGATCTCAGTTACTCCGCCCGCTGGAGAACCCTTAACGCCGATCATTACAAACGAACTTAAGCAGCCTTATGTCGTTGTGCACCCAGGTCCACTAACAGCATACAAACGTTGGCCGCTAGCGTATTGGCAGGAGCTCATCACCTGGCTCGTAAAGCAAAACCTTCAGGTGGCATTAAGCGCCTCACCTGCCAAGCAAGATGTACAACTTAATCACGACATCATTTCCCTGTTGGATGAAGAAACTAAGAAAAAAGTAATTAATGCTGCTGGTAAATTATCCATTCCTCAAGCGGGCACTTTGATTCGTGGTGCTGCCTTGTATATTGGGGTTGATACTTCCATCACCCACTTAGCAGCAGCATGCAATACCCCAACCATCACTCTCTTTGGCGCCACCCCACCAACGAACTTTGGCCCATGGCCCAATGGTTTTATTGGTGAGCAGCCATATCAATTGCGGGCTCGTACCCAAACCGTTGGTAATGTCACCATACTGCAAGGTCCTGGTGAATGCGTGCCTTGCCGTAAAGCAGGATGCTTAGATAAAGCCGATAGTTACAGCGAGTGCCTGGACTTACTAGAGCCTAAGCAAGTCATTGAAGCGATTCAGAAAGCATTACCGAACTAA
- a CDS encoding glycosyltransferase family 2 protein, with protein MPTLSVILITRNEEANLDDCLASLEGLAQQIVVVDTNSSDRTLEIAKNYGATIAQPPDWPGFGPQKNRALDLATSEWVLSLDADERLTPALKSEILTAIHHSAHVDCFAIPRLSWYCGRFIRHSGWSPDFVDRLFKRGTARFSDDLVHERLVPNGQVAKLKNPMLHYSFMNYSQVLQKLDRYSTASAEQAFARGKTSSPLKAVLHGAWAFFRTYILRAGFLDGPQGFALAVSNGQGTYYRYIKLWHLNQEASK; from the coding sequence ATGCCCACCTTATCAGTCATACTCATCACCCGCAATGAAGAGGCCAATTTGGACGATTGTCTGGCCTCCCTAGAGGGGCTCGCCCAGCAGATCGTGGTTGTTGATACCAACAGCTCTGACCGCACCTTAGAAATAGCCAAAAACTATGGGGCAACGATAGCCCAGCCCCCAGACTGGCCCGGTTTTGGACCCCAGAAGAACCGCGCCTTAGATCTAGCTACCAGCGAATGGGTGCTCTCGCTGGATGCTGATGAAAGACTGACCCCAGCACTAAAGTCGGAAATTCTGACGGCAATACACCATAGCGCCCATGTGGATTGCTTTGCCATCCCCAGACTTTCTTGGTATTGCGGACGCTTTATCCGCCACTCTGGCTGGAGCCCGGATTTTGTTGATCGCTTATTTAAACGGGGCACTGCCCGATTCTCAGATGATTTGGTTCATGAGCGCCTCGTTCCGAACGGTCAAGTAGCCAAACTCAAGAATCCTATGCTGCATTACAGCTTCATGAATTACTCTCAAGTACTCCAAAAGCTAGATCGCTACTCTACTGCTTCAGCAGAGCAAGCATTTGCTAGAGGTAAAACCAGCAGCCCCCTTAAGGCAGTTCTGCATGGTGCTTGGGCATTTTTCCGTACCTATATTTTGCGTGCGGGATTCTTGGATGGTCCTCAGGGATTTGCATTGGCGGTATCTAATGGTCAAGGAACCTATTACCGCTATATCAAATTGTGGCACCTGAATCAGGAAGCCAGTAAATGA
- a CDS encoding glycosyltransferase family 2 protein, with translation MISILLATYNWPQALKLCLESLATQTDQNFEIIIADDGSTESTKHLIESIKGSHPASVTHLWQEDRGFQKTKILNKAIAAAHGDYLVFLDGDCIVQPDFVSQHRALAQKGYLVTGSRVLLNEHLTTELLTWPQWSFERFCSNLISKRLSGGINKYWPLKVKLGNGSWRDYKKFVWRRIKGCNMACWKADAEAINGFDEAMTGWGHEDADFIFRLQHHRIRRKSGSWSTEVLHLFHKIHDQSNAAENARRVREKILAKAL, from the coding sequence ATGATTTCGATTTTGTTGGCTACGTATAACTGGCCACAAGCACTGAAGCTGTGCCTAGAATCTCTAGCTACGCAAACCGATCAGAACTTTGAAATCATCATTGCCGATGATGGCTCGACCGAGAGTACAAAACATCTCATTGAGTCCATTAAAGGTTCACACCCCGCCTCCGTCACACATCTTTGGCAAGAAGACCGAGGCTTTCAGAAAACCAAAATTCTTAATAAAGCAATTGCTGCAGCTCATGGCGACTATCTGGTTTTCCTGGATGGCGATTGCATTGTCCAGCCAGACTTTGTGTCTCAGCATCGTGCGCTGGCACAAAAGGGATACTTAGTTACCGGCAGCAGAGTCCTGCTTAATGAACACCTCACCACCGAACTACTCACTTGGCCCCAATGGAGTTTTGAGCGCTTTTGTTCAAACCTCATTAGCAAGCGCTTGAGTGGTGGCATCAATAAATATTGGCCCCTCAAAGTAAAGTTAGGTAATGGCTCTTGGCGTGATTACAAAAAATTTGTTTGGCGCCGCATCAAGGGTTGCAATATGGCTTGCTGGAAGGCCGATGCTGAAGCCATTAACGGCTTTGATGAGGCTATGACAGGCTGGGGTCATGAGGATGCAGATTTCATCTTCCGCTTACAACACCATCGTATCCGCCGTAAGTCAGGCTCATGGTCTACTGAAGTGCTCCATCTCTTTCATAAAATTCACGATCAAAGCAATGCTGCCGAGAACGCTCGACGGGTTCGTGAGAAGATCTTGGCTAAGGCCCTTTGA